The Syngnathus acus chromosome 2, fSynAcu1.2, whole genome shotgun sequence genomic interval TGTCTGTCgagctgtctgtctgtctagcTGTCtgtctagctagctagctagctatctttctttctcttattgcaaaaaaaatcattcagaGAAAAAGACAAGCAGCAAAGACAATTTGACATATTtcaaacataaacacacaattaCAGTCAAACAGGTCAAACGTACATAACGTATAATTAGCCTCGAGCTACTTAGTCAGCAATTTTAGtagcaaacaaaataaagcttCTGCTCACAGTCGTGAGCCTCCCACACGGATTCTTCCCCCAAATCACTTTCCCCCAAGCTAACCCCAACTAGCGTGTTATTGGTTCCCAAAATTCCACTGGCGCTTGGCCTCCATCCCGTCACCTTGAAGCTGCCACACTTCTGTCTTGCTGCTGGACATGAAGGTCTGCCATGCTCATTCCAGGCCTCGTATGTCAAGTTCTCCTTGTCCACCCAGCGCCAGCCCCCTGGGAAGAAATGCAGACCCAGCCAAACATGCTCTGTCGAGAGATTCTTCTCCAGCTGTTTCTGGATCAATAGCATCTCTGTGTGTGATGTCACGCTGGCCAAGTCACTATGTCGCTCCCTGCAGTGCCCCAAAGCTTCCTCCCAGCACGCTTCCTCCCTTACGACAATGGCATcgaagcaaaaaaagggaTTCTGTTGGTCTCGGTTTGCGTCGTGAATCCAATAGTTGATCATCAAGCCGGCGTCTTCCATTTGCAGACCATTCGGCTCCCCGGTTCCCCAGAGAATTGCCAATGCCGCgccgccccctgaccacatcCATTCGTCTCCATCATTCCTCACAAGTCCTGTCCAGAAACTAAACAGGTCGCCGCTGATTTCACGCGGTTTCCAGATTTCCTCGCGGTTCACAACCGGAGCCAGATCTGTGTGAAACTCACGGCAGTAACTCTGAGCGTCATTCCACGTCATGCTCTCGTTCACGTAGAGGTATTTTCCCAGAGTGGTGCACCACGCCTGGAGGAGCAAGATGGAGACACGTACTTGCACCATCGCAGTCATCTTCTCAGTCCTACTTGGAGATGAGCTTTGGAGATGCTGAACAGTTTTGTTTACCTTCACAGGATTTGCATGCATTTGTGATTATGTAAAAGGAACACACAGCAGCTGTGTGCAAATGTACAAAGCACCTACTTGAGTTAAAATATAGTGACAGAAAATACCTTTTGGTAAAAATCACCTGTAACTTTGCTCTTTGTGTCTCTCTGCAGCTCGTTCGCCAGCAGGCTGGATGCCAGCAGCAGGAACGAATCAAAAATGTGCAGCAGGTAAGGCCAAGTTTGGCTTTGGTCAAAGTTTTACAGCATTTTGCAAGCATTCT includes:
- the LOC119134057 gene encoding C-type mannose receptor 2-like; this encodes MTAMVQVRVSILLLQAWCTTLGKYLYVNESMTWNDAQSYCREFHTDLAPVVNREEIWKPREISGDLFSFWTGLVRNDGDEWMWSGGGAALAILWGTGEPNGLQMEDAGLMINYWIHDANRDQQNPFFCFDAIVVREEACWEEALGHCRERHSDLASVTSHTEMLLIQKQLEKNLSTEHVWLGLHFFPGGWRWVDKENLTYEAWNEHGRPSCPAARQKCGSFKVTGWRPSASGILGTNNTLVGVSLGESDLGEESVWEAHDCEQKLYFVCY